A window from Peromyscus eremicus chromosome 1, PerEre_H2_v1, whole genome shotgun sequence encodes these proteins:
- the Rela gene encoding transcription factor p65 isoform X1, which translates to MEDLFPLIFPSEPAQASGPYVEIIEQPKQRGMRFRYKCEGRSAGSIPGERSTDTTKTHPTIKINGYTGPGTVRISLVTKDPPHRPHPHELVGKDCRDGFYEAELCPDRCIHSFQNLGIQCVKKRDLEQAISQRIQTNNNPFQVPIEEQRGDYDLNAVRLCFQVTVRDPSGRPLRLTPVLSHPIFDNRAPNTAELKICRVNRNSGSCLGGDEIFLLCDKVQKEDIEVYFTGPGWEARGSFSQADVHRQVAIVFRTPPYADPSLQAPVRVSMQLRRPSDRELSEPMEFQYLPDTDDRHRIEEKRKRTYETFKSIMKKSPFTGPTEPRPPPRRIAVPSRSATVPKPAPQSYTFPAPLSTISFEEFSPMVLPSGQISNQALSLAPSSAPVLAQTLVPSSAMVPALAQPPAPVSVLAPGPPQSLAPPLPKSTPAGEGTLSEALLHLQFDADEDLGALLGGSTDPGVFSDLASVDNSEFQQLLNQGVSMSHPTAEPMLMEYPEAITRLVTGSQRPPDPAPTSLGTSGLPNGLSGDEDFSSIADMDFSALLSQISS; encoded by the exons ATGGAAG ATCTATTTCCCCTCATCTTCCCCTCGG AGCCGGCCCAGGCTTCTGGGCCCTATGTGGAGATCATCGAGCAGCCCAAGCAGCGGGGCATGCGCTTCCGCTACAAGTGCGAGGGTCGCTCGGCAGGCAGCATCCCCGGTGAGAGGAGCACAGATACCACCAAGACGCACCCCACCATCAAG ATCAATGGTTACACGGGACCGGGAACGGTTCGCATCTCCCTGGTCACCAAGGACCCACCTCACCGGCCGCATCCACACGAACTTGTGGGGAAAGACTGCCGGGATGGCTTCTATGAGGCTGAGCTCTGCCCAGACCGCTGCATCCATAG CTTCCAGAACCTGGGGATCCAGTGTGTGAAGAAGCGAGACCTGGAGCAAGCCATCAGCCAGCGCATCCAGACCAACAACAACCCCTTTCAAG TTCCCATAGAGGAGCAGCGTGGGGACTATGACCTGAATGCAGTGCGCCTCTGCTTCCAGGTGACAGTGCGGGACCCATCAGGCAGGCCCCTCCGCCTGACCCCTGTCCTCTCTCATCCGATTTTTGATAACC GCGCCCCCAACACTGCTGAGCTCAAGATCTGCCGAGTAAACCGAAACTCTGGGAGCTGCCTTGGTGGGGATGAGATCTTCTTGCTGTGTGACAAGGTGCAGAAAG AAGACATCGAGGTATATTTCACCGGACCAGGCTGGGAGGCACGAGGTTCCTTTTCTCAAGCTGATGTGCACCGGCAAGTGGCCATTGTGTTCCGAACGCCTCCATATGCTGACCCCAGCCTGCAGGCTCCTGTGCGTGTCTCCATGCAGCTTCGGCGGCCCTCTGATCGGGAGCTCAGTGAGCCCATGGAGTTCCAGTACCTGCCAGACACAG ATGACCGCCACCGGATTGAAGAGAAACGCAAGAGGACCTATGAGACCTTCAAGAGCATCATGAAGAAGAGTCCTTTCACTG GACCCACTGAACCCCGGCCTCCACCACGGCGTATTGCTGTGCCTTCTCGAAGCGCAACTGTCCCCAAGCCAG CCCCCCAGTCCTATACCTTTCCAGCACCCCTCAGCACCATCAGCTTTGAGGAGTTTTCCCCCATGGTGTTACCATCTGGGCAGATCTCAAACCAGGCCTTGTCCTTAGCCCCATCCTCTGCTCCAGTCCTGGCCCAAACCTTGGTCCCCTCCTCTGCCATGGTACCAGCTCTGGCACAGCCCCCAGCCCCTGTCTCAGTTCTAGCCCCAGGTCCTCCCCAAAGCCTGGCCCCACCTCTTCCAAAGAGCACCCCGGCTGGGGAAGGCACACTGTCCGAAGCTCTGCTACACCTGCAGTTTGATGCTGATGAAGACTTGGGGGCCTTGCTTGGCGGCAGCACAGACCCGGGTGTGTTCTCAGACCTGGCATCTGTCGACAACTCAGAGTTTCAGCAGCTCCTGAACCAGGGCGTGTCCATGTCTCACCCCACAGCTGAGCCCATGCTGATGGAGTACCCCGAAGCTATAACTCGGCTAGTGACAGGGTCCCAGAGGCCCCCTGACCCAGCTCCCACATCCCTGGGGACCTCGGGGCTTCCCAATGGCCTCTCAGGGGATGAAGACTTCTCCTCCATTGCGGACATGGACTTCTCAGCTCTTCTGAGTCAGATCAGCTCGTAA
- the Rela gene encoding transcription factor p65 isoform X2, which produces MWRSSSSPSSGACASATSARVARQAASPVRGAQIPPRRTPPSRSMVTRDRERFASPWSPRTHLTGRIHTNLWGKTAGMASMRLSSAQTAASIVPIEEQRGDYDLNAVRLCFQVTVRDPSGRPLRLTPVLSHPIFDNRAPNTAELKICRVNRNSGSCLGGDEIFLLCDKVQKEDIEVYFTGPGWEARGSFSQADVHRQVAIVFRTPPYADPSLQAPVRVSMQLRRPSDRELSEPMEFQYLPDTDDRHRIEEKRKRTYETFKSIMKKSPFTGPTEPRPPPRRIAVPSRSATVPKPAPQSYTFPAPLSTISFEEFSPMVLPSGQISNQALSLAPSSAPVLAQTLVPSSAMVPALAQPPAPVSVLAPGPPQSLAPPLPKSTPAGEGTLSEALLHLQFDADEDLGALLGGSTDPGVFSDLASVDNSEFQQLLNQGVSMSHPTAEPMLMEYPEAITRLVTGSQRPPDPAPTSLGTSGLPNGLSGDEDFSSIADMDFSALLSQISS; this is translated from the exons ATGTGGAGATCATCGAGCAGCCCAAGCAGCGGGGCATGCGCTTCCGCTACAAGTGCGAGGGTCGCTCGGCAGGCAGCATCCCCGGTGAGAGGAGCACAGATACCACCAAGACGCACCCCACCATCAAG ATCAATGGTTACACGGGACCGGGAACGGTTCGCATCTCCCTGGTCACCAAGGACCCACCTCACCGGCCGCATCCACACGAACTTGTGGGGAAAGACTGCCGGGATGGCTTCTATGAGGCTGAGCTCTGCCCAGACCGCTGCATCCATAG TTCCCATAGAGGAGCAGCGTGGGGACTATGACCTGAATGCAGTGCGCCTCTGCTTCCAGGTGACAGTGCGGGACCCATCAGGCAGGCCCCTCCGCCTGACCCCTGTCCTCTCTCATCCGATTTTTGATAACC GCGCCCCCAACACTGCTGAGCTCAAGATCTGCCGAGTAAACCGAAACTCTGGGAGCTGCCTTGGTGGGGATGAGATCTTCTTGCTGTGTGACAAGGTGCAGAAAG AAGACATCGAGGTATATTTCACCGGACCAGGCTGGGAGGCACGAGGTTCCTTTTCTCAAGCTGATGTGCACCGGCAAGTGGCCATTGTGTTCCGAACGCCTCCATATGCTGACCCCAGCCTGCAGGCTCCTGTGCGTGTCTCCATGCAGCTTCGGCGGCCCTCTGATCGGGAGCTCAGTGAGCCCATGGAGTTCCAGTACCTGCCAGACACAG ATGACCGCCACCGGATTGAAGAGAAACGCAAGAGGACCTATGAGACCTTCAAGAGCATCATGAAGAAGAGTCCTTTCACTG GACCCACTGAACCCCGGCCTCCACCACGGCGTATTGCTGTGCCTTCTCGAAGCGCAACTGTCCCCAAGCCAG CCCCCCAGTCCTATACCTTTCCAGCACCCCTCAGCACCATCAGCTTTGAGGAGTTTTCCCCCATGGTGTTACCATCTGGGCAGATCTCAAACCAGGCCTTGTCCTTAGCCCCATCCTCTGCTCCAGTCCTGGCCCAAACCTTGGTCCCCTCCTCTGCCATGGTACCAGCTCTGGCACAGCCCCCAGCCCCTGTCTCAGTTCTAGCCCCAGGTCCTCCCCAAAGCCTGGCCCCACCTCTTCCAAAGAGCACCCCGGCTGGGGAAGGCACACTGTCCGAAGCTCTGCTACACCTGCAGTTTGATGCTGATGAAGACTTGGGGGCCTTGCTTGGCGGCAGCACAGACCCGGGTGTGTTCTCAGACCTGGCATCTGTCGACAACTCAGAGTTTCAGCAGCTCCTGAACCAGGGCGTGTCCATGTCTCACCCCACAGCTGAGCCCATGCTGATGGAGTACCCCGAAGCTATAACTCGGCTAGTGACAGGGTCCCAGAGGCCCCCTGACCCAGCTCCCACATCCCTGGGGACCTCGGGGCTTCCCAATGGCCTCTCAGGGGATGAAGACTTCTCCTCCATTGCGGACATGGACTTCTCAGCTCTTCTGAGTCAGATCAGCTCGTAA